The nucleotide sequence AAAGATTGATATGTTTGAGTTTATGAGTTTATCAATCTTTATTAGATTTTCAAAATACCGGGCTTTAGAATTACTAAAAGCATTTATAGTACCGGATTTTGACAGTATCTCCCGGGGGATGGATTAACTTTTTATTTATGAACCCTATATGCAGCAATTTAAATATTAGTTGTCCTGTTTTTCTGGATCCGTAGAATTATCCACATTCGTCTCTACTGTAGTTTCTGAATCCTTTGAATCAGTTGAAATTGAATCATCAGGCTCTTGATTAGGATTATTAGTTTCTGGACTTTGAGGTTCTTGTTTTTGAGTTCCTTGTTTCTGAGTTCCCCGCTTTACAATGCCATTTATTGGTTCATAGTAATCGTCAGAAATCAATTCACTGCTTATAACCTTGCCATCTTTAGTAACAGTCTTTATAACCTTAACTCTATATCCGGTAGATGGTGCCTGCATTACTTCTGTTTGTCCTTCAGGCAAAGATGAATCATTTTGATATTCTAATTTTGCATCCACCTTCTGATACACCTTTGAGGATATATCAGTCACAATATTGCTGAGCTCTGAATTAGAATATATTTCAAATGTTATAGCTCCGCCAGACGAATCTGCAAATATATATATTGGGTATTTTAAAGTATTTTTAAATTTATAATCAATATTTCCATAATCGACTGTAGCATCCATTCCGACCGGTACATAATGTGACGGCATAGTATGATGTGATCGTTGTGTAGATTTTATATTTGCCCTCAAAACAGCATTATATAGGGTTGTAGATACCTGACATATCCCCCCACCAAGTCCTGAATCAACTTGATTACCAATTATAACTGGTGCTGACATATACCCACGCTCAGCAGTCCTTTCTCCAACTACTTTATTAAAACTAAATTCATCACCCGGAAGCAATATTTTCCCATTTATACTACTGGTGGCAAGTTCTATATTATTTGCCCTTTCATATGAAGATATACTTCCATAGTCTGTAGTATAAGCTGATATTTTAGTATTTATAGATGAAATTTTTTTAGCTGTTATCCTTGCATTCAATAATTTTACTGATGTTTTTATATTTGTATTTACACCAATATTTTCACCAAGTGCAGTTAAGACATCTTTCTGAAGTTTATCTTTTTGCAGCTTTCTACCATTTTTCTCTTTAACAACCTTTAAATTATCTCCATTAACTATTAATTGTGCATCTAAAGGTTCTTTATCAACGGATTTTTGTATATCACTTAAAAAATTATCCAGTGTTTTTTTATCATATGTAAATTTTAATCTAATTACTGCACCAGTTGGAAATTTTATAAGCTTAAATTTTTCAAGCATATTGACATTCTTGCCATAGTTGAAAGCTTGATTTACTGTTTCATCAATATTATACTTGATATTAATTTTATTATAATCTAATATATAATTTCTATCATCCGTTTTTACATTTACACTACTTTTGTAAACTTCTCCAATGTATTTTTCGCGTAAGATTTCTTTGGCTTGTTCCTTACTTTTCCCGGCTAAATCCTGCTTTTCAACTTTAACTCCTGGATATATCCGGTTTGACCAACTTTTAACCACATTATATTGATAAATAAAAAACACTGCTAAGACTACAATTATACTAATTAAAGCCACAACTCCCCGAAACGGTAATTTAAGTCTATTCTCAAGAGTTCTTTTGACATTAATCATAGGCACCACCTCTTTGATAATTACCTAGATAATTATACTACAAAAAAATAACCTTTTGAATTATTTTCAAATATAATTCATTTCACTTACTGCCTCAAATTCTATACAACTATTTTATATATTTTATTGAAATATTTAAACATTTAAAATAAAATTAGTAATAGACTTTTAACCAACCAAAAATAATTATAAGAAGGTGTTTTTATATGAAAGCAGAAATTTTGTGTGTTGGAACTGAGCTGCTACTTGGAGATATTATAAATACAAATGCGCAATATTTAGCGAAAAGACTCGCTAATTTAGGAATTGATGTATATCATCAATCTGTCGTAGGTGACAATACTAAAAGACTTAAAGAAGAACTTAAAGAGTCTTTTAATAGAGCTGATATAGTAATAACAACAGGCGGACTCGGACCAACTCCTGATGACCTTACAAAAGAGACTGGTGCAGAGTTTTTTAATAAAAAGATGTTATTGGATGAGGAATCTCTTGAAAAATTAAATAGCTACTTTTTAAAAAATGGAAAAGAAAAATTAAAAGGAAATAATATAAAACAGGCATATTTCCCTGAGGATGCTGTAATATTCGCGAATGATCATGGTACTGCTCCTGGCTGCGGGCTTGATGTAAATGGCAAAATTCTTATTATACTTCCTGGTCCTCCTAGTGAAATGAAGTTTATGTTCGAAAACTCAGTTGTCCCTTTCTTAAAGAAATACTCACATAGTGTACTGGAATCAAAAGTATTACGTGTTACGGGTATAGGAGAAGGGGTTCTGGCTGAAGAAATAAAAGATCTCATAGACAGCAATACAAATCCAACTATAGCAACCTATGCAAAAGAATGGGAAGTAACTTTAAGGATTACAGCAAAATCTGATACAAAGGAAGCTGCATTAAAATTAATAAAGCCAATGAAAAATGAACTTTACAAAAGATTTGGAGATAATATATATGGTGAAGATGATACAAGTATTGAGGCAGTAATTGCAAATCTACTTATAAAAAAAGATTTAACTATTGCCACCGCGGAATCATGTACCGGTGGACTTATAGCGTCCAAATTGATAAATTATCCCGGAGTATCTTCAGTATTCATAGAAGGTGCTGTAACATATAGTAATGCGGCAAAAATGAGACGACTAGGTGTGAAACCTGAAACTTTAGACAAATTTGGCGCAGTGAGTAAAGAAACTGCCCACGAAATGGCAGAAGGAATAGCAAAAACTTCTGGTACAAATATAGGATTATCAACCACAGGCGTTGCAGGTCCTGGTGGTGGAACTCCTCAAAAACCTGTAGGATTGGTTTATATTGGTCTTTACATAAATGGCAAAGTTATAGTGAAAAAACTTGAGAGTTCCGGAACTAGAGACAAAATACGAAACAGAGCTACAATGTATGCTCTTGACTTACTAAGAAGAGAATTACTAAAACTAGAATAGTTTCTATAAATGCATATATTGCGTATTAAGCATTGATCCTAGATATATGGTTATAAGGACAAACTCAACTCACATTGCAGAGGTATACTCACAAACCCTGGCACCCTAAAAAAGTTTTAACATCTCTAAGCTCGCCTTTTAAAAATTTAAGCAGATTATATAAACTCAAACTCGTGAAGCTCAGACATATATAATCTACTAAAATTTTTCTAAAAGGCTTCGCCAAGAGATGTAAAAAACTTTTTAGATGTGCCTTCAGTTTCCAGGTATACCTCTGCGGTGTGAGTTAAGTTTGTCCTTATAAGCTATATATTTAAACCAGGTTATATGCTTAATAAGTGAAATATCATCTTCAAGGGTTCTAGGGCGATTAGCCCTTGTGATTTATACTATAATTACAATTTTAAACATATATTGAAGTAATTAAAAAAGCCTGAATAAGATCATATTCTAAATGGTATCCGGGACTTTAAGGTCTTTCACAGCACTTCGTCAAAATTTATAGAAAAGTTTTAGATGTGTCTTCGGCCTTACAGTATCCTGCTACGTAAGAATTCTACTTATGTTTACATCAAATACTTAACATACCAATAAAAGTATATAAGTGATTTTATAACTTTATGTAAATTTGATAAACTTTCTGAATATAATTTTGCCTTTAAGGGTTTATGGCGATAGCCATATTGATTTAAAAGTCCTTTACTCCATTTAAACCTAAATCATATATAATCTCACTCATTTTCTTGTATAGTATTTGCCAATTTACATTATAATTCCCATGATTGTATTCTCTTTATAAAGGTTTTACGGACGTAGTCCTTGTATACATAGTATTAATCCCGGAGGGATATTTTAAAACTACAGAAATTATAATAAATAACGAAATCTTTCCCGGTAAAAGATTAAATATATTTAAAACTAAAATAATCTGCCCTTCATAAGAAGGACAGAGCACCCTAACGGGTTTGAAGGCTTACAGCCTTCCTTCTTTAAGTTTATAGTAATGACTGTACTAATTTAATTATTAGGACATTAACTTCCCGGGTATATAGTAAAACTCACATTTAAATTTAAATAATTCAATAGGACTAACCGTCCTGGAATCATTTCATTTATCTAAAATTTAAGTTAAATATCTTTTATGCCCAAAAAGATCTTAAGGTTCTGAATATACTATCTGAATTACAGGTTATTCAGACTTTTTTAGTTATCTTAACAGATGTCTAAAACTGCAATTATAGTATAAATCAATATGGCTATCGCCATAAACACTTAAAGGAGAAATAATATTTATCAAGTTTACATAAGTTATATAATTATTTATATACTTTTATTAGTATATCAAGCATTTATTGATTTAAGTATATAACTTATAAGTCCAGTTTGTCCTTATAGCCCCCATATATCTATGATCAATGCTTAATACGCAATATACTTACAACACAAAGTTTATTATAATAAATCCTCCTTATTTAGGTAATGAAACAGACACGTTTGACATAAGTTTTATTTTAGCCTGTCTACTTAATTGCTTTATAAAATATTCTCTTTTCATAGCCTCGCTCCTGGATTCATAAGCTTCAGAGTAAACAATCCTTACAGGCAGTCTGCATCTAGTATATTTTGCTCCCCTGCCGCTGTTATGAGTTTTTATTCTTTTTTCTAAATCATTAGTATAACCTGTGTAAAAAGTTCCATCTTTACACTCTAAAATATATACATAATCCACTGTTCATTCTCCTCAAAACTTAAATCATATATATGGTTTACAAGTCTAAACTTAACTTATGCGCAGGCCGGGATTTCTAAAATTTTTTACGTGATGTATTTTAGAAATCCCGGCCGGAGCATAGGTTAAGCGTGAAATTACAAACCCTATACTTAACTTCTCTATAGGACTATTTCACCGTTTGACTTTATATAAATCTGTAGTGGAGGCGTATGACTTGCAAATAGTACTGGTGTCAAAGTATAGGCATAACTTCCTGCATTTGAAACCATTAAAATATCTCCAATATCAGCCTTAGGCAGCATTATATCCTTTGCCATTAAATCTGCTGAAGTACATAAATCACCTGCAACACTTACTTTTTCAAATGATGATTTCCCATTTTTAAGTATAGTAAATTCAAAAGCATCCTTAGCTGTAAATAAAGGTTCACATCCCTGCAATTTACTTGTTTTAGGCATATAAGAACTTAGAAGTTCTGCAATAGAAGGTCTTAAAAAACCATTAAGACTACTAGTTACAATTAAATACTTTTTACCTCTGGATTCTTTTATATCTACGATTCGAGTAATATATTTACCAGCTTGACACACTAAAAATCTGCCTGTTTCTATAATAAGTCTTGCATTAATTTTATTTTTAAGTCTCTCAATTAATACTTTACATTTTTCGCCTAGTAACTTAACATTTAAAGGTGTATCATTTGATGCTGAATATGCTATACCAATTCCTCCGCCAAAATTTATAAATTCCAATTCCCATCCCATACTCTCTTTGCAAAATACTGCTAGCTTAAACACCCTTTCATAGTATTTATATAGTGCACTATAATCAAGTATCTGTGAACGCAGATGAACATGAATACCAACAATTTTTATATTAGTTAAATTTTTAAATAATTCTTTCCGATTAACTAATGTTTCTTCGTCAACACCAAATTTACTACTTATTCCTTGTCCCATATTCATATTGTAGTCAGGATTTATTCTTAACCCTATCTTTACATTTAATCCTCTCTGCTTTGCAATATTGTTAATTAGGTCCAGTTCATTATAACTATCTGCTACTATTATTGATTTATCTAAAGTTTTTTCAATGTCCTGACGTGTTTTTCCCGGAGATGAATATATAATTTTTTCACAAGGTAATCCAGCTTTTTGTGCTATGATTACTTCATTTGCGGAAGCTGCATCTGCACCAAAGCCCTTTGACACTATAAAATCTACTATAGGGGCATATGGATTAGTCTTTATTGAATATAGAAACTCAAATTGTGAGAGTTCCTCTGTAAGTATTTTAATTTGTTTATCAATAACACCTTCATTATATATGTAAAAAGGTTTCTCATATTGTTCCATCAAATTCTTAATAACGTCTAAACTATCTTTCATAAATTATCTTTAATGAGAGCATATATAGGGTTTATAAATGAAAGCTTAACTTATGCGCAAGCTTAGACTTTCTAGAAATTTTTTACGTGATGTATTTTGGAAATTCCGGCCGGAGCATAAGTTAAGCTTTCATTTATAAACCCTATACAATACCCTCACTAAAGCTCACTCCTTTCTATAATGTATACTCACAATACGGTGAAAGCGGGCACTCCGAGCATTTTGGTTTTTGTGATTTGCATACAAGCCTTCCATGCCAAATTAAATAATGGTGTGACTCACTCCACATATCCTTTGGTATATTTTTCATAAGCCCTTTTTCAACCTGCTCTGGAGTTTTTCCCTTTGCTATACCAAGCCTATTTGATACTCTAAATACATGTGTATCAACAGCTATAGCAGGAACGCCAAATGCATTTGACAATACAACATCAGCTGTTTTTCTACCAACCCCCGGAAGTTTTAATAATTCTTCCATAGTACCTGGAACCTTTCCTCCGTAGTTTTCCAGTATAAACCTACTCGTGTTTAAAATATTTTTACTTTTATTTTTATATAAACCACAGCTTTTTATTTTTTCACTCAATTCTTCTTGTGTCAAAGTAATCATTTTATCTGGTGAATTATAATCTTTAAACAATTCCTTTGTAACCTGATTTACTCTCACGTCTGTACATTGTGCCGACAAAATAGTTGACACAAGTAATTCATATGGAGAATTAAATTTCAGTGCACATTTAGCTCCTGGATAGGTCTTCTTTAAAATCTCTATTATATCATTAATAGTTTTTTTATCCATGCTATCACCTCCTTTGTAAAAAACACTAAGTCAAAAACTTAGTGTTTAAAAATTAAACTTAATATATGTTTACCTTAAAAACTATCTGTATACTCCTCTATATTCCTCCGGAAGTAAACCTGAAATGCTTCTCATAAGCAAATCAAGTACTCTGCCCTCATAATCACGTTTCGTTTCACCTTTCATTTTAGATGGTACTTCTATCTGCTTGCCAATATTAAGCATTACCTTTGCATGATGAAATTTCTCAAGCGCCATATCTCTATCATCTATCGGAAGGAGTTTTTCGCTTCCATATATACCCAAT is from Clostridium fermenticellae and encodes:
- a CDS encoding VanW family protein, with amino-acid sequence MINVKRTLENRLKLPFRGVVALISIIVVLAVFFIYQYNVVKSWSNRIYPGVKVEKQDLAGKSKEQAKEILREKYIGEVYKSSVNVKTDDRNYILDYNKINIKYNIDETVNQAFNYGKNVNMLEKFKLIKFPTGAVIRLKFTYDKKTLDNFLSDIQKSVDKEPLDAQLIVNGDNLKVVKEKNGRKLQKDKLQKDVLTALGENIGVNTNIKTSVKLLNARITAKKISSINTKISAYTTDYGSISSYERANNIELATSSINGKILLPGDEFSFNKVVGERTAERGYMSAPVIIGNQVDSGLGGGICQVSTTLYNAVLRANIKSTQRSHHTMPSHYVPVGMDATVDYGNIDYKFKNTLKYPIYIFADSSGGAITFEIYSNSELSNIVTDISSKVYQKVDAKLEYQNDSSLPEGQTEVMQAPSTGYRVKVIKTVTKDGKVISSELISDDYYEPINGIVKRGTQKQGTQKQEPQSPETNNPNQEPDDSISTDSKDSETTVETNVDNSTDPEKQDN
- a CDS encoding GIY-YIG nuclease family protein gives rise to the protein MDYVYILECKDGTFYTGYTNDLEKRIKTHNSGRGAKYTRCRLPVRIVYSEAYESRSEAMKREYFIKQLSRQAKIKLMSNVSVSLPK
- a CDS encoding diaminopimelate decarboxylase family protein, whose translation is MKDSLDVIKNLMEQYEKPFYIYNEGVIDKQIKILTEELSQFEFLYSIKTNPYAPIVDFIVSKGFGADAASANEVIIAQKAGLPCEKIIYSSPGKTRQDIEKTLDKSIIVADSYNELDLINNIAKQRGLNVKIGLRINPDYNMNMGQGISSKFGVDEETLVNRKELFKNLTNIKIVGIHVHLRSQILDYSALYKYYERVFKLAVFCKESMGWELEFINFGGGIGIAYSASNDTPLNVKLLGEKCKVLIERLKNKINARLIIETGRFLVCQAGKYITRIVDIKESRGKKYLIVTSSLNGFLRPSIAELLSSYMPKTSKLQGCEPLFTAKDAFEFTILKNGKSSFEKVSVAGDLCTSADLMAKDIMLPKADIGDILMVSNAGSYAYTLTPVLFASHTPPLQIYIKSNGEIVL
- the nth gene encoding endonuclease III, translating into MDKKTINDIIEILKKTYPGAKCALKFNSPYELLVSTILSAQCTDVRVNQVTKELFKDYNSPDKMITLTQEELSEKIKSCGLYKNKSKNILNTSRFILENYGGKVPGTMEELLKLPGVGRKTADVVLSNAFGVPAIAVDTHVFRVSNRLGIAKGKTPEQVEKGLMKNIPKDMWSESHHYLIWHGRLVCKSQKPKCSECPLSPYCEYTL
- a CDS encoding competence/damage-inducible protein A: MKAEILCVGTELLLGDIINTNAQYLAKRLANLGIDVYHQSVVGDNTKRLKEELKESFNRADIVITTGGLGPTPDDLTKETGAEFFNKKMLLDEESLEKLNSYFLKNGKEKLKGNNIKQAYFPEDAVIFANDHGTAPGCGLDVNGKILIILPGPPSEMKFMFENSVVPFLKKYSHSVLESKVLRVTGIGEGVLAEEIKDLIDSNTNPTIATYAKEWEVTLRITAKSDTKEAALKLIKPMKNELYKRFGDNIYGEDDTSIEAVIANLLIKKDLTIATAESCTGGLIASKLINYPGVSSVFIEGAVTYSNAAKMRRLGVKPETLDKFGAVSKETAHEMAEGIAKTSGTNIGLSTTGVAGPGGGTPQKPVGLVYIGLYINGKVIVKKLESSGTRDKIRNRATMYALDLLRRELLKLE